The DNA window AGCCGAGCTGGTACGCGATCGTACTACGCTGGAGCCCGCCGTACCTGAAATTGATGTCATCGTGGAAGCAATGAAACAACGTGGTTTCCTGCTCAGCACAGACGGACCTTTGCATAACGTGCTCAAGATAAAACCGCCAATGGTGTTCAACAAGGAGAATACAGATTCCTTGCTGGCCCATCTCGACGAAGTATTGTCTTCCATGTGATTCCTTATATTTGTTGCATGCAACAACAGGACCTGGCAAAAAAGGCCGCCGGAGAAAAAGCGGCCGAATACATCAAACCGGGTATGACCATTGGTCTGGGTACCGGTAGTACGGCCTATTATGCGATTATGCGTGTAGGCGCACTCGTGAGAGATGGTATGCCGCTTCGTGCGGTAGCCACCTCCGAACAATCGGAGCTGCTGGCAAAGGAACAGGGCATTCCCATCATCTCGTTCAGTGAAGTAGATAAAATAGATCTGGACATCGATGGGGCTGATGAGGTAGATGAGCATTTCCGCCTGATCAAAGGCGGTGGTGGCGCGTTGCTGCGGGAGAAAATCGTGGCGGCCGCATCATCTGAAATGATCGTCATTACCGACGAGTCCAAGTATGTAAAACACCTGGGCCGTTTTCCGTTGCCGGTAGAGATTATTCCTTTTGCCTGGGAGCTGACCTTTAAAAGGCTTATTGCCCTGGATGCAGCACCGGTGCTGCGTACCAGAGACGGCCGTACTTTCGTGACAGATAATGGCAACTATATACTGGATTGCCATTATGAAAAAATAAAAGACCCGGCTGGATTACACCAGCAGCTAAATGATATCCCTGGCGTAGTGGAGAACGGTTTGTTCCTGCACTACGCCAGTCGGCTTATTATCGGTTATGCAGATGGTTCTGTAAAATCCTTATCAAGATAGGAGCTGCGTTTGGTGTCCCTCGCTGTAATATATACCAGCAGAGAAATAAAAATACAAGCTGTTACATACCAGTAAAACCAGGATTCATGCCCTATCTTCTTAAAATAGAGGGCAATGGGCTCTGCTGTACCTCCAAAGAGGGCTACGGTGATAGCATAGGGGAAGCCCACGCCCAGCGCCCTTACCTCTGCCGGAAACATCTCTGCTTTTACCACCGCATTAATGGATGTATAACCACTTACAATGACGAGCGCTGCCAGGATGAGCCAGAAGGCGGTCCATTCGGAACTGGTCTGGCTAATGGTGCTCAAAATGGGCACAGTACACAGGGTGCCCAGCACGCCAAACCCTATCAGCAGCGGTTTTCTGCCAAATATGTCTGAAAGCCAGCCGAATAAAGGTTGCAGTACTGCATATATCAGCATCACGTAAAAAGTGATGGTGGTGGCTCGTTCTATGGTAAGATGTACTGTATTGACCAGAAATTTCTGCATGTAGGTAGTATAGGTATAGAAGGCGAGGGTGCCACCCATTGTAAGACCTATTACCGTAAAGGCTGCCCGGGGATACTGCTGGAAAAGGGCTTTCACCGATCCTTTGTTGGTCGATGTTTTATGTTTTTCGAAAGAGCCGGACTCCTGCATGTGAGTACGAAGATACAGCGCGAAGAAAGCGAGCAGGGCGCCAATGACAAAGGGAATGCGCCATCCCCATTCGTGCAGCTGGGCAGGGGAGAGGAACACCCGCTGCAGTAGCATCTGTACGCCGAGGGCTGTCAGCTGGCCACCAATCAGGGTTACATACTGGAAACTGGAGTAGAATCCGCGGCGACTGGCCGTAGCTACTTCGCTGAGGTAGGTGGCCGATGTACCGTATTCTCCGCCTACGCTGAGGCCCTGTAAGAGCCTGGCTACCAGCAGTAAAGCGGGCGCGGCTACCCCGATACTATTATAAGAAGGTGTAAAAGCGATGAGCATGGAACCCAGCGACATCAGTAAAACAGACAGTGTCATCGAGGCTTTACGGCCTTTCTGGTCCGCGATCCGGCCAAACATCCACCCACCGATAGGCCGCATCAGAAACCCTACCGCAAAGATGGCAGCCGTATTCAGCAGCTGTGCAGTGTAATTTCCCTTCGGAAAGAATACCGGAGCAAAATACAGTGAAAATGTAGTGTAGATGTACCAATCGTACCATTCTACCAGGTTGCCGGCCGAACCGGTGAGGATGGCCCTTATACGCCAGGCGTCAGTATTTTTCATATAGGTACCAAAAATATATAATTTAATTGGGCTTTTATCCGGTCAGGTTTGTGTTAAGAAATCCTGAAAAGTGATACATGCAGCGAAAAAAGTTTGGCCAGTACAGGACAAACTGTTATCTTCGTCCCGCTTCTTAAGAATATTGTATTTCAATTCTGTTAGTGATCTCCGGGTACATTCAGCTTTTTTCTTACATTTTTTCTTCTAGTCGCCCAGGTAGCCGCCTGTTTAATAATGGCGAAAACGAGTTCACAATTAAATATTATATAAATGCAAACAGGTGTAGTTAAATTTTTTAATGAAGCTAAAGGTTTTGGATTCATTAAAATCGAAGGTACAGGACAGGAAATTTTTGTTCACGTATCTGGAATTAAAGAAAGCATCGGCGAAAACGACCGCGTAGTATTCGACGTGGAAGAAGGTAGAAAAGGCCCGAATGCTGTTAATGTAAGACTGGCATAACTTTTTTTGATATTAGTTTTGTTGGACTGCCCTGGCTTTGTGCCGGGGCAGTTTTTTTTATTCCCAGGACTGAAGTCCTGGGCTATGTTTTATTTGGGCAACGACGAGGCTTTATGAATAAGCAGGCTTTTATTTCTCCATTATAAAAAACATCTACAAAAAACATTCCTCTCAATTCCTAAACCCCGTCTTATCCCCCAACAAACATAGCCCAGGGCTTCAGCCCTGGGAATATTGTTATATTCATCAACTATCTTCCCCAAACAAATAGCCTATATTTGCAGTTTCAATTTTAAAATATCATGCCCCAACCTGATAGTACAAATATCATCTTCCACCTGGCGGCAGATTTCATTAACCAGACGAACCGCCATGTCTTCCTGACCGGTAAAGCCGGCACGGGCAAGACTACGTTCCTCAAACATATCAAAGAACAGACGAAGAAGAATACGGTGGTGGTAGCGCCTACCGGTGTTGCAGCGATCAATGCCGGCGGGGTAACCATGCACTCCTTTTTTCAGTTGCCGTTTGGCCCTTTTATTCCGGGTAGCAAACGTGGCTTCGGTATGGATGAGATCAGCAGCACAGACAAACACAGTTTATTCCGCAACATCCGTTTTACCAACGATAAAAAAGTCCTCTTACAGGAACTGGAACTACTCATCATCGATGAGGTGAGTATGGTGAGATGT is part of the Chitinophaga flava genome and encodes:
- the rpiA gene encoding ribose-5-phosphate isomerase RpiA yields the protein MQQQDLAKKAAGEKAAEYIKPGMTIGLGTGSTAYYAIMRVGALVRDGMPLRAVATSEQSELLAKEQGIPIISFSEVDKIDLDIDGADEVDEHFRLIKGGGGALLREKIVAAASSEMIVITDESKYVKHLGRFPLPVEIIPFAWELTFKRLIALDAAPVLRTRDGRTFVTDNGNYILDCHYEKIKDPAGLHQQLNDIPGVVENGLFLHYASRLIIGYADGSVKSLSR
- a CDS encoding MFS transporter; this encodes MKNTDAWRIRAILTGSAGNLVEWYDWYIYTTFSLYFAPVFFPKGNYTAQLLNTAAIFAVGFLMRPIGGWMFGRIADQKGRKASMTLSVLLMSLGSMLIAFTPSYNSIGVAAPALLLVARLLQGLSVGGEYGTSATYLSEVATASRRGFYSSFQYVTLIGGQLTALGVQMLLQRVFLSPAQLHEWGWRIPFVIGALLAFFALYLRTHMQESGSFEKHKTSTNKGSVKALFQQYPRAAFTVIGLTMGGTLAFYTYTTYMQKFLVNTVHLTIERATTITFYVMLIYAVLQPLFGWLSDIFGRKPLLIGFGVLGTLCTVPILSTISQTSSEWTAFWLILAALVIVSGYTSINAVVKAEMFPAEVRALGVGFPYAITVALFGGTAEPIALYFKKIGHESWFYWYVTACIFISLLVYITARDTKRSSYLDKDFTEPSA
- a CDS encoding cold-shock protein, whose translation is MQTGVVKFFNEAKGFGFIKIEGTGQEIFVHVSGIKESIGENDRVVFDVEEGRKGPNAVNVRLA